One window of Triticum dicoccoides isolate Atlit2015 ecotype Zavitan chromosome 5A, WEW_v2.0, whole genome shotgun sequence genomic DNA carries:
- the LOC119301175 gene encoding sufE-like protein 1, chloroplastic/mitochondrial yields the protein MASAAATSAPLRLLSSSPLSRPLLSRPHLLTLSRPVSFQRLAARSAASPTPSTSSSAPAPVDPAQLPPALRDIIALFQSVPDERTRYKQLLAYAARLPPMDPALKSDANRVRGCVSQVWVHAAPEAEAPGCVSFQADSDAQLTKGLAALLVLGLSGAPARDVAMVPVEFIEMLGIRQSLSPSRNSGLLNMINLMKLKALEIAAGQEVTGGQEIRQERTETPAVEKEEPQFEAFGGQAHESSEAERPEEEEFEEGPAAVVEGNGSLGGGRKERIRDSLERGLSPLELKIEDISYQHSGHAGVAGSDGETHFNVRVVSKEFEGKSMLKRHRAVYDLLQDELKSGLHALSIDAKTPSEV from the coding sequence ATGGCGTCCGCGGCCGCCACCTCCGCCCCGCtccgcctcctctcctcctcgcCCCTCTCCAGGCCGCTCCTGTCCAGGCCccacctcctcaccctctcccgcCCCGTCTCCTTCCAGCGCCTCGCCGCCAggtccgccgcctccccgaccccctccacctcctcctccgcccccgcccccgTCGACCCGGCGCAGCTCCCCCCGGCGCTCAGGGACATCATCGCGCTCTTCCAGTCCGTGCCCGACGAGCGCACCCGCTACAAGCAGCTCCTCGCCTACGCCGCCCGCCTGCCGCCCATGGACCCGGCGCTCAAGTCCGACGCCAACCGCGTCCGGGGCTGCGTCTCCCAGGTCTGGGTCCACGCCGCGCCGGAGGCGGAGGCCCCCGGCTGCGTCAGCTTCCAGGCCGACTCCGACGCGCAGCTCACCAAGGGCCTCGCCGCGCTGCTCGTGCTCGGCCTCTCCGGCGCGCCCGCCAGGGACGTCGCCATGGTGCCCGTCGAGTTCATCGAGATGCTCGGGATCAGGCAGAGCCTCTCGCCCTCCCGGAACAGCGGCCTGCTCAACATGATCAACCTCATGAAGCTCAAGGCGCTGGAAATCGCTGCGGGCCAGGAGGTGACTGGCGGCCAAGAAATCCGCCAGGAGCGTACTGAAACGCCTGCCGTGGAGAAGGAGGAGCCTCAGTTTGAGGCTTTCGGTGGGCAAGCGCATGAGAGTTCAGAGGCGGAGAGGCCTGAGGAGGAGGAATTCGAGGAGGGACCGGCTGCTGTTGTGGAAGGAAATGGCAGCCTTGGAGGTGGGAGGAAGGAGAGGATAAGGGATAGTTTGGAGAGAGGGCTTTCACCACTGGAGCTCAAGATTGAGGACATCTCGTATCAACACAGTGGGCATGCCGGGGTAGCAGGTAGCGATGGAGAGACGCATTTCAATGTGCGGGtggtgtccaaggagtttgaggggAAGAGCATGCTCAAGAGACACAGGGCTGTGTATGATCTCCTGCAGGATGAGCTCAAGAGTGGGCTGCACGCGCTGTCCATCGATGCAAAGACACCATCTGAAGTCTAG
- the LOC119297252 gene encoding uncharacterized protein LOC119297252, which produces MVKQKIVLKLPLDGERNRRKAFKAAVGMAGVTSATLEGDKIIILGDGVDPIALTTMLRRSLGKAELVSVSSGDDKKKDGGYGYGGYGYGGEKKKDGYGYGGADGGGGKDSKGNGGYHQNAVTPIPYPAYQQYNAMPSYPAYAYAPYQQQQQDPGCSIM; this is translated from the exons ATGGTTAAG CAAAAGATTGTTCTCAAGTTGCCGTTGGACGGCGAGAGGAACAGGAGGAAGGCCTTCAAGGCCGCCGTTGGCATGGCAG GCGTGACATCCGCGACGTTGGAGGGGGACAAGATCATCATCCTCGGCGACGGCGTCGACCCGATCGCGCTGACGACGATGCTCCGGCGCAGCCTAGGCAAAGCCGAGCTCGTCAGCGTGTCGTCCGGCGACGACAAGAAGAAAGATGGCGGCTACGGCTATGGCGGCTACGGCTACGGCGGAGAAAAGAAGAAGGACGGCTACGGCTACGGTGgagctgacggcggcggcggcaaggactCCAAGGGTAACGGCGGTTACCATCAGAACGCGGTGACGCCGATTCCCTACCCGGCGTACCAGCAGTACAACGCCATGCCGTCCTACCCTGCTTACGCCTACGCTCCGTATCAGCAACAGCAACAGGATCCCGGCTGCAGCATAATGTAA
- the LOC119297253 gene encoding heavy metal-associated isoprenylated plant protein 6-like, with protein sequence MVKQKIVLKLALDDERKRRKAFKAAVGMSGVTSTAMEGEKIIIVGDGVDPITLTTVLRRSLGYAELLSVSSGDDKKKDGYGAAYGYGAGEKKKDGYGYGGDGGGSFGGKEGVGSKGGGGGGYSQNAVAPITYQQYNAMPSYPVYSSYPAPPAYQHQEQDPGCSIM encoded by the exons ATGGTTAAG CAAAAGATTGTCCTCAAGTTGGCTCTGGATGatgagaggaagaggaggaaggccTTCAAGGCTGCCGTTGGCATGTCAG GCGTGACATCCACGGCAATGGAGGGGGAAAAGATCATCATCGTCGGGGACGGCGTCGACCCGATCACGCTGACGACGGTGCTCCGGCGCAGCCTAGGCTACGCAGAGCTTCTCAGCGTGTCGTCCGGCGACGACAAGAAGAAGGACGGCTACGGCGCCGCCTACGGGTACGGCGCCGGCGAGAAGAAGAAGGACGGCTATGgatacggcggcgacggcggcgggagcTTTGGCGGCAAGGAGGGTGTCGGTTCcaaaggtggcggcggcggcggctactctCAAAACGCGGTTGCGCCGATCACGTATCAGCAGTACAACGCCATGCCGTCCTACCCGGTTTACTCCTCCTACCCTGCTCCTCCTGCTTATCAGCATCAAGAACAGGATCCAGGCTGCAGCATTATGTAG
- the LOC119301176 gene encoding holotricin-3-like: MVKQKIVLKLALDDERKRRKAFKAAVGMSGVTSATMEGDKIIIVGDGVDPITLTTMLRRSLGYAELLSVSSGDDKKKDGYGAAYGYGGGEKKDGYGAAYGYGGGEKKKDGYGYGGADGGGSGMSFGGKEGGGSKGGGGGGGYSQNAVAPVTYPAYQQYNAMPSYPVYSYPAPAYQHQEQDPGCSIM; encoded by the exons ATGGTTAAG CAAAAGATTGTCCTCAAGTTAGCTCTGGACGacgagaggaagaggaggaaggccTTCAAGGCCGCCGTTGGCATGTCGGGCGTGACATCCGCAACGATGGAGGGGGACAAGATCATCATCGTCGGGGACGGCGTCGACCCGATCACGCTGACCACGATGCTCCGGCGCAGCCTGGGCTACGCCGAGCTCCTCAGCGTGTCGTCCGGCGACGACAAGAAGAAGGACGGCTACGGCGCCGCCTACGGGTACGGCGGCGGCGAGAAGAAGGACGGCTACGGCGCGGCCTACGGGTACGGCGGGGGCGAGAAGAAGAAGGACGGCTACGGGTACGGCGGCGCCGACGGTGGCGGGAGCGGCATGAGCTTCGGCGGCAAGGAGGGTGGCGGCTCcaaaggtggcggcggcggcggcggatactcTCAGAACGCGGTTGCGCCGGTCACGTACCCCGCGTACCAGCAGTACAACGCCATGCCGTCCTACCCGGTTTACTCCTACCCTGCTCCGGCTTATCAGCATCAAGAACAGGATCCCGGCTGCAGCATTATGTAG